ACCTTCAGGCGAGAGGATGGTGGAGTAATTACACAAAAATTCATCGTCAAGGGCGTGGTCCAGGATCCAAACACAACCTTTGCCCAGACAGGGGTCGAACCCGAGATCCGCATTTTCATTCCCATCGATACCATGAATGAGATACTGGGTGTTGACTACTACGGTGGTTTCTTCGTAAAAGCCGAGAGTCTTGAAGCCGTGGGTCCGACAGGTGAGGAAATAGATAAACGTCTGGCACGCAGTCTGGGGGTTCCCAGCAGGGACCTTGAGAATGATGATGCGAAGCCCTATGTTCTATTCGATCAGCTTGAGATATTAGAGCAGACCAATCAGCTCTCAACCGCACTTACGGCTTTGCTGACCTCGGTTGCACTCATTTCATTGATAGTTGGTTCCATCGGTATCATGAACATCATGCTGGTGACAGTAGCTGAGAGGACAAAGGAGATCGGACTGCTCAAGTCTCTGGGCTACACAAAAAACGATATACTGGCACTTTTCATTATCGAGTCAATGGTAGTGGGGCTGATTGGCGGAATACTCGGGACTGCCATGGGTATAGGGGCGGCACTTATTGTTAATAATTACCTGGAACTACCCAATATCTTCCCGGTTGAACAGATATTTATTGGCTTTGCGGTAGCCATTATAGTCGGCCTGATAGCAGGTGTATATCCTGCCAATAAGGCAGCTAACATGAATCCGGTAGAGGCATTGAGGAAGGAATAAGTTCACTATGATAGACATCAGGCAGGCATCTGGAATTGCAGTCGGAAGCATCAGGAGTGCAAAACTGCGCTCGACCCTGACCACACTGGGGATAATCATAGGTGTGGCTGCGGTTGTTGCCAATGTCTCACTTGGTACGAGTTTCAACCAGTACTTCACCGATGAGCTCGGCTCCCTTGGTTCCAATTTCATTATCATCTACAGTCAGGATGTCAATATCTTCTATGACGAACAACTTGAGGTCATACGGAATACTCCCGGAGTGGTGGGTGCATCGGCCTTTAACCAGCAAACAGCAGCGGTTACCTATCTTTCGGCTACGCGCCAGATTGATGTCCAGGGGGTGGGAGAGGATTCACAGGACATATCCAACCTGGTAGTGGATGAGGGTAATTTCCTGACCGATAAGGACAGGTATGTTGCTGTTCTTGGAAGGGAGGTTGCCGAGGAGAAGTTCGATAAGGAAGTGTCTATCAAGAACTATATTGACATAACCTTCCGCAGGAACGATGGCAGCACCGTCACCCGTAAGTTCCGGGTCAAGGGAATACTCGAAGGTGAGGACAATACTTTCGTACAGGGTGGTCCTGACAGGGATGTGAGCATCTATATTCCAATCGATACCATGAATGAGATTCTTGGGGTCGAGGATTACAGTGGTTTTTCCGCCAAGACAGAATCAGCGGAAGATGTCAGGGAGGTTTCAGAACAGGTGGATAAACGGCTTGCAAGAAATCTCGGTGTTTCCGCACGTGAACTCGATAATGAGGATGCAAAACCATATCGTATCTTCGACCAGGCTGATATTCTGGAACAACTGGATTCTCTTGCAAATTCCCTCA
The window above is part of the Methanolobus zinderi genome. Proteins encoded here:
- a CDS encoding ABC transporter permease, whose product is MLSLKQSLEISLGSIGSSKLRSALTTLGIIIGVAAVIANVSLGASFNEFFNDEIGAVGSNFIVIYSQNDNIFFENQLELIRNTPGVVGVSPINQQMAQVTYLSTSRQIDIQGVNSDYAEVANFNMDSGTFLDDNDQYVAVLGAEVANEKFDRKISVKNPIEITFRREDGGVITQKFIVKGVVQDPNTTFAQTGVEPEIRIFIPIDTMNEILGVDYYGGFFVKAESLEAVGPTGEEIDKRLARSLGVPSRDLENDDAKPYVLFDQLEILEQTNQLSTALTALLTSVALISLIVGSIGIMNIMLVTVAERTKEIGLLKSLGYTKNDILALFIIESMVVGLIGGILGTAMGIGAALIVNNYLELPNIFPVEQIFIGFAVAIIVGLIAGVYPANKAANMNPVEALRKE
- a CDS encoding ABC transporter permease, which codes for MIDIRQASGIAVGSIRSAKLRSTLTTLGIIIGVAAVVANVSLGTSFNQYFTDELGSLGSNFIIIYSQDVNIFYDEQLEVIRNTPGVVGASAFNQQTAAVTYLSATRQIDVQGVGEDSQDISNLVVDEGNFLTDKDRYVAVLGREVAEEKFDKEVSIKNYIDITFRRNDGSTVTRKFRVKGILEGEDNTFVQGGPDRDVSIYIPIDTMNEILGVEDYSGFSAKTESAEDVREVSEQVDKRLARNLGVSARELDNEDAKPYRIFDQADILEQLDSLANSLTILITVIALVALIVGSIGIMNIMLVTVTERTKEIGLFKALGFTRSDILTLFMLESVIVGIIGGILGTLLGMIGSFAVETYLDIPRVFPPYLILLGFFISFVVGLVAGVYPASRASRLNPVEALRHE